The following nucleotide sequence is from Fusarium graminearum PH-1 chromosome 1, whole genome shotgun sequence.
tttcatcatctcaatctcattcTCCTATTCATACcgctttttcttctctcgaGAAGTGATCAGCCACCAAGAATGCcagctcaagagcctgcTTCTCGTTGAGTCTCGGGTCGCAGAAACTAGTGTAGTTCGTCGACAAATCATCCTCGCCCAAGTCCTCGCTACCACCCAAGCACTCTGTAACAGCATCACCAGTGAGCTCAAGGTGCATACCGCCAAGATTGCTGCCCTGCTCCTTATGGATGCGCAGTGTCTCTTGAAGCTCCCGGTAGATATCGCCGAAACGACGTGTCTTGATGCCTGTGGGTGTGGACAGCGTGTTGCCATGCATAGGGTCGCATTGCCAGACAACAGTGCGACGGTACTCTGAGTCTTCTACGGCACGGATGTGCGTGGGTAGAAGATCGCCCACTTTGGCGGCGCCGTAGCGTGTGATGAGAGTGATCTTGCCGGGCTCGCAAGATGGGTTCAGGGTgcggagaagagagagaaggtctgaggctggtgttgtAGGACCAACCTTGATGCCAATAGGGTTGGCGATGCCACGGAAGAACTCGACGTGGGCATGGTCAATCTGGCGTGTGCGATCGCCAATCCATATGAAGTGAGCAGAAGTGTCGTAgtattccttcttctcgccgtcGCTACCCGGAGGCGTGGGGCTCACAGTCCGGGTCGTAGGCTTATCAAGAAGACGAGTCAGAGGCTGCTCATAATCAAGCAAAAGACCCTCATGACTGGTGAAAAGCTCAACAGAGTCGAGCTCACCAGGTCGAGCGTTAATGACTTGGAGGAAGCGCAGTGTCTGCTGAATGCTCGAAGCAATAGCTGAgtacttctccttgagctccgGGTCCCGCACATGGCCGAGGCCCCAGTCAAGCGGCCGGTGGAGATCAGCGATACCCGAGGCGAGAGCGGCACGGATGTAGTTCAGGGTCGCAGCAGAGTGGTGGTAGGCTTTAACGAGGCGGTTGGGGTCAATCTCACGATCCTCAAGACGGAagccgttgatgatgtcgcccTTGAAACTGGGGACTTCCTTTCCATCGACCATCTCAGTAGGACTCGATCGCGGCTTCGCATACTGTCCAGCCATTCGACCAATGCGCACAACTCGCTTGTTGGTTCCCCAGATGAGAACGACACTCATTTGAAGCAGcagcttgatcttgctctCAATAGGACCCTGGCGGCAGTAGTCAAAGAGCTCTGCGCAGTCGCCGCCCTGGAGGAGAAAAGCGTTGCCTTGTGCGACATCGCGGAGGTGAGCCTTCAGAGCAATGATTTCATTGGGATGCACCAGAGGGGGGAGGTCGGAGAGTTCCTGGACTGCTTTGGCGAGAGGCTCTGGGTCAGGGTAGTTAGGCGACTGCTTCATGGGCTTTGAGCGCCAAGAGGAGGGACTCCAGGCGGcggaggaagatgaagccataTTGAAAGCTGGTTTGTGTAAGAGAGTGCAAGCAATGAGATTCCAAATTCAACAGAGTAGAGCCACACAAAGTTGAGATGCTTAAACAACCAGACTGAGTCAATTCGGATCTCCTTTGATATTTTCAATTCAATTGAAAAAATGGTGGAGGAATTAAAAGGGTGTCGTTGTTGGAGAAATGAGTCacagagaacaaagaaagatgctcaagatgcGACTGACCCCGGAAAATGAGGTTGGACAATTAAACAAAGAAATGTGGCGTAACCGAATAAAAACTCCGTCATTTTCTTTCCACACATTGATTGGAGTTTTATTCTGTGGCGTCAACAACTTGGACGAATAATGCTCAAAGGGATAAATGGAAAGTGCACTACAGCCTGATCTGAACTTTAATAACACGTTTAATAATGCTTGATTGAGACTGAAAAGGGACAAAGGATGCCAGAAGGAGAATCGAACTATTGGTTTGTCTTTCTTACAGTACCTGCACATATACGAGTGGTCCCtagtaggttagtaggtagctTTGAATGCCACACTCATGACAGGTCACGACAACAAGTTCATAGATTTCAACAAACAATGAAGTAAAATTCCATAGTCCGTCCGTAGTTTCCAGCATGTGagcttccatccatcataccGACCTCGGGCTCTCTTATGTCCTCCACCTGGAACTGCCCCTCCAAACCCCACCATAGCTCTTTGCCTCCACTATAATTCCAACCACCtaaagccaagccaacctAGCTACACCTTAGCCTCACTTCACCaccacatcaccaaccaacacaacagaaacaaaatgACCGACGAAACCCCTTCTCAGACAGCAAAGTCCGCTGAGGACCGAAAAGCTGCTTCGGcccttgagaacctcgacgCTGCCGACTCCCCTTCGACACCACAAAACGTCGACGCCGACGCGGCTAACAAAGCCATCAAGAGCCTCGGCTCCAGCAAGGCCTCAGCCTCTGCTGCTTCCCACAAGAACGTCAAGGTCGATGCTGCTGACGTTGCTCTTCTCGTTGAGGAGCTCGAATTGCCTAAGCCAAAGGCTACCGAGCTGCTCAAGGGCAACGAGggtgatgctgtcaaggctaTGAGGGCGTTTATCAAGGCTTAAGGACGATGCCACGACGAGGCGTCACAATTTCGTCTTTCTCCGCCAAGGGCTGGTGGGAAGGGGTGCGACAATTAGAATAAAAGGCATTCATGGCACTGGCGTTTAGCGAGCATGCCGCAAAGAGATTACCAACAATATGAGACACGACCAACATTCAAATCTAACAGTCTCGAGCCTTCTACAGTCACATAGACACGAGTCGGAAATGTTGTAGATCAATTACCCTAATGGATTCTCAAGTGTACCAGCTTCTACATATGCGTAGAGTAACCAGTCAATGCCATTCAACCAAACGCCTAATTGGAGGTCCTGCCTGTTCCCGTGGTATCCCCTCCCATGGCAAAACGAGTGATTGTtatcagccatgatgtatGCGTGCAATCTAATCTAATATGAGCCCACAAACTCCGGATCAAAACCTGTCCATATACTATTATGCCACCTTGACCATATCCAATCTATCACTTCCAGGTTCTCGCTAAAGGACTCCCGATCTTGGGGGCAAACTGCAGACTCTTTCGTCGTGCAGCCATGAGTCGCATGagaacaccatcatctttggTCTGGCTGAGGA
It contains:
- a CDS encoding phospho-2-dehydro-3-deoxyheptonate aldolase — protein: MASSSSAAWSPSSWRSKPMKQSPNYPDPEPLAKAVQELSDLPPLVHPNEIIALKAHLRDVAQGNAFLLQGGDCAELFDYCRQGPIESKIKLLLQMSVVLIWGTNKRVVRIGRMAGQYAKPRSSPTEMVDGKEVPSFKGDIINGFRLEDREIDPNRLVKAYHHSAATLNYIRAALASGIADLHRPLDWGLGHVRDPELKEKYSAIASSIQQTLRFLQVINARPGELDSVELFTSHEGLLLDYEQPLTRLLDKPTTRTVSPTPPGSDGEKKEYYDTSAHFIWIGDRTRQIDHAHVEFFRGIANPIGIKVGPTTPASDLLSLLRTLNPSCEPGKITLITRYGAAKVGDLLPTHIRAVEDSEYRRTVVWQCDPMHGNTLSTPTGIKTRRFGDIYRELQETLRIHKEQGSNLGGMHLELTGDAVTECLGGSEDLGEDDLSTNYTSFCDPRLNEKQALELAFLVADHFSREEKAV